In Actinomycetota bacterium, the genomic window CGTCGTCGGCGACGCGGAACACCTCCGGGCAGGTCTCCTCGCACAGGCCGCAGCCGATGCAGGTCCCGCAGTCGACCACTGGTCTCACGGCGCACCTCCTTGGCCGTCCGGGTACGGGCCGTCACGATGCTTCGGCGCCTGTCGCGAGGCCGGCGTCACATACGACGTCGCCGGTGACGTCGTATGCGACGCCACACGCCCATGATACCCGCGTCGCCCCCGCGGTATGCTTGTCCGCGCCCGCCCCTACGCCCTCGGGAGCCGCTCCAGTGAGACCGTCGGTCCGCGCCGAGAACCCGCTCGAGTGGGCGCTGCTGCGTCTCGGCCTCGCGCCGCTGCCCCTGCTCGACGGCTACTGGGGCATGGCCACGAGCCGCGCGCTGCTGACCGCGATCGACCTCGGCGTGTTCGACGCGCTCGCCGGCGACCCGCTGACTTGCGAGGAGCTCGCGACGCGCCTCGGCACTGACCCGCTCGGCACCCGCGTGCTGCTCGGCGCGCTGTGCGGCATGCGCTACCTGCGCTGCTCGGGCCGACGCTACCGCACCACGCGCACGGTCCGCAGGTGGCTCGCCGATGGCGCGCTCGTGGACCTGCGCGACTCGGTGCTGTTCTTCGACGACCTGTGGGGCGAGCTGTCGGACCTCACCGCGCTCGTGCGCTCCGGCGAGACGCGCAACCTGCACCTCGACGGCCGCGGTCCGGAGTTCTGGCGGCACTACCTGCGCGGCCTCGCGGCGTTCGTGCCGCTCGTGTCGGGCGAGGTCGCGCGCAAGGTCGCGCTGCCGTCCGGAGCGCGCACGCTGCTCGACGTCGGCGGCGGTCACGGGATGTACGCCGCGGCGTTCCTCCGGCGCCACGGCGCGCTGACCGCCACGGTGCTCGACCTGCCGGAAGCGTGCGCGGTCGGGCGCGAGTGCATCGCCGAGGTGGGCCTTGCCGACCGGTTCACCTGGCGTGAGGCCGACGCCCGCACCGCCGACTGGGGCGGCCCGTACGATGCGGTCCTGCTGTTCAACCTCGTCCACAACCTCTCGTGGGACGAGAACGCCGACGCGTTCCGCCGCGCGTACGATGCGCTCGCGCCGGGCGGCACGGTCGCGGTCCTCGACAGCGAGTACGAGGGCGAGGGCGGCGGCATCTCGCTGACCGCCGGCCTCAACGAGATGCTCTTCTACCTCACCACCGGCACGCGCGTGTATCCGGAGGCGACGATCCGCGACTGGATGGCTGGCTCGGGACTGCGCGGGATCCGCACCCGCCACCTCGCCTCGATGCCTCAGATGGCGCTCATCACCGCAACGCGGCCGAGGGCGTGAGCCGCGCCGTGCCCGCCTGCCACTGGCATCCGAAGGTCGAGACCAACGTCGCCTGCCCCGACTGCGAGCGCTTCATGTGCCCCAAGGACATGGTCGAGACCCCGGTCGGGTACAAGTGCCGCGAGTGCGCGCGCCCGGCGAAGGGCCAGACGGCGTACGTCAAGCCGCGGCAGTCCGTCCTCGCGGCACTTGCGGCGCTCGTCACGGCCGCGATCCTCGGCTTCGTGCTGGCCTTCGCCGGCTCTCACTTCTTCCTCGTCCCGCTGCTGTACGGCGTCGCCGTCGCCGAGGCGGCACGGCGCGGCAGCGGCGGGCATCGCGGGCCCGTCATCGCCATGATCGCCGGCGCGG contains:
- a CDS encoding ferredoxin, with amino-acid sequence MRPVVDCGTCIGCGLCEETCPEVFRVADD
- a CDS encoding methyltransferase domain-containing protein, encoding MQVPQSTTGLTAHLLGRPGTGRHDASAPVARPASHTTSPVTSYATPHAHDTRVAPAVCLSAPAPTPSGAAPVRPSVRAENPLEWALLRLGLAPLPLLDGYWGMATSRALLTAIDLGVFDALAGDPLTCEELATRLGTDPLGTRVLLGALCGMRYLRCSGRRYRTTRTVRRWLADGALVDLRDSVLFFDDLWGELSDLTALVRSGETRNLHLDGRGPEFWRHYLRGLAAFVPLVSGEVARKVALPSGARTLLDVGGGHGMYAAAFLRRHGALTATVLDLPEACAVGRECIAEVGLADRFTWREADARTADWGGPYDAVLLFNLVHNLSWDENADAFRRAYDALAPGGTVAVLDSEYEGEGGGISLTAGLNEMLFYLTTGTRVYPEATIRDWMAGSGLRGIRTRHLASMPQMALITATRPRA